In the genome of Candidatus Paceibacterota bacterium, one region contains:
- a CDS encoding GrpB family protein encodes MAKEKIIGLRRKKVRLLSYNSAWKKLYEKEEKILRSVIGEHVLDIQHIGSTSIPGAKSKPIIDIAIGVKTLKDGEKCIKPLEKLGCEYKHDAGIKGRHFFAKGREKSRTHYIHIVKLNGKLWKNFILFRDYLRKHKRAVKEYNELKEELSKKYKDDRDTYTAKKDTFIKEIIKKAELWL; translated from the coding sequence ATGGCAAAGGAAAAAATTATAGGCTTGCGGAGAAAGAAAGTCAGGCTTTTGTCTTACAACTCGGCTTGGAAGAAATTATACGAAAAAGAGGAAAAAATCCTTCGTTCTGTAATTGGAGAACATGTTTTAGATATTCAACATATTGGAAGTACTTCTATACCTGGTGCTAAATCAAAACCAATAATCGATATAGCTATTGGTGTAAAGACGTTAAAAGATGGAGAAAAATGTATTAAACCTTTAGAAAAGTTAGGTTGTGAATATAAACATGATGCAGGGATAAAAGGAAGACATTTTTTTGCGAAGGGGAGGGAAAAGAGCAGAACTCACTATATTCATATAGTTAAATTAAATGGGAAACTTTGGAAAAATTTTATACTTTTTAGAGATTATCTTCGAAAACACAAAAGAGCCGTTAAAGAGTATAATGAATTAAAAGAAGAGTTATCAAAAAAATATAAAGATGATCGTGATACATATACAGCCAAGAAAGACACTTTTATTAAAGAGATAATAAAGAAGGCTGAATTGTGGTTATAA